Genomic segment of Klebsiella sp. RHBSTW-00484:
GATGAAGTTATTCGCCAGGCTGTTATTACCGGGCTGGAAAGCGGTGAAAGCTCGCTATCACTGCGGGATATTGCAGCAGAAAGAAAACTGAGACATCGTGTATAAACTCACCGAACGGGCGGCAGAAGACTTCGCCGGGATTTATGATTATACGCTCTTGAAATTTGGTGAAGCTCAGGCAGACCATTATACCGACGCACTTGAGGCATATTTCGAGACACTGGCCGGAATGCCAGATATGGGACGTGACTACCATGCCGTTCCTGGTGTAATGCGCATTGAATTTCAGCGACATGCCATTTTTTATACGGTTCGTGATACGGATATTCTGATTGCGCGTATTTTGCACCACCAGATGAACCATAAACGCCATTTACTGTAAGTCTAAACACGCTGCCGCGCTTTGCTTGGCCAACACCGATCTGGCACATAAAAAATTTATGCACCAGATCAGTGTTCTCGGTAAGGATAGGTGTGTTTTTGAGTTAATGTGTTTTTACTCATTTGTGTTTTTAGCTGTCATTTTCTTTCAGCCAATTATCGACCAAATCCTTTATCACATCAGTAATAGATGTACCTTGTTTTGCACACGCAGCTTTGAAGCGGATATGTATTTCTTCATCAAAGTTAACGTTGACTCTCTTTTGCTTTCCCGTGGGTGTGCTATTGACGACTTTTTCAAGATCCCGATGCTCACCGAAACTCATTGTTTTTGATGTATGTTGCTTAGTTAGTGCCATACATAACCTCTTAATATGCTGAAATGAGTATATGAGTTTTTACTCAAATGAATCAAGTATTTCTCGCGTCAGAATGGCTATCTCGCCCTTTGCTGCTCCATCGTTGGTATCGAAAACACTCTCACCCTCCATGACGGATTTAACGTAACTTTGGCGTTGTGTGATGGCAGTTTTAAACGGCTTAATACCCGTCTGAGCAATGCTATCTTTCAGAACGTTAAGCATGGTGGCTTGTTCGATTTTCCGTGTGATGAGGAATCGAGCTTCAACCGGACGATTATAAGCCTGGGCTTCCAGCACAGTGACTACAGAACCGGCAGCGGAAAAATCCAGAGGGCTGGGTGTTACCGGGATGATAATCAGGTCGCTGACCATCACCGCAGCGGAAGTAATAACTGACAGAGAACCGGCTCCATCAATAATCACAAAGTCATATTCAGCCAGATCTTTTCTTACCTGGTAAACGTCTTTCTCTGATGCTGCGGTGTAAACATCGAATGCTGCTTTCTCTGCTTTGTTCCAGTTAGTCAGGCTCATTTGTGGGTCTGTATCTACAACTGCAATTTTCTTACCCGAACTGGCAAGGCAGCTACTGACGTTGATTGTTGCCGTCGTTTTACCGGAGCCACCTTTAGGGGGTCAGTTTGGATATAGAGAATTATTGTACGGTAAGCCTGTTTTTTGAACAGACTTACCTATAGCAATAGGGTGTACTCCCGCGCTATACAGCGTTTTCAGGGGATTTTGTCTTAATCGGATAACCTAAATGCGATACAGCAAGAGCGACAACCTAAAAGCGATAGCCACTGACGATAAATCAATCACTTACGCATCCGAATTGGTTGAATAATGTGCTTAACGTACAAAAATTTCCGATCTCCAAACTGACCCCTTTAGGGTTGAGGAACGCGATAATTTTCATGTCTAAACCTCATTTGTGTGTTTACTCATTTGAGTTTAATTATACACAAAAACACAAATGAGTAAATACGGTTTGTGTGTAAATGAGTATATGAGTGTTAGAAGGGGTTTGAAGCCCATATAGACAAATTCACGTCCCAGTGTGCTTTAATTTTTAACGAGCGTATCTTTATTCATATCTTGTAGCGAATGAGGGAAACGCCGATGGAAGTGAATATCAAAGACATTACGGGTAACTGGGATCGTGGTGTTGTACTGGACAAGCACAGCAAGTTCAGCGTGGTGACAGGACAAAACGAGTGGGGTCACAACATTTATGACACTACTCGTACCGAGGTAGGTGAAGCTGTTTATCAGCTTAAATATAAATCTGACTGGACTAAGGTTCAGCCGCTGGCCAAATGCCTTTATGCTAAAGCCTACCCACTGTTTCAAAAAGTCGGGTTCATTCTCCCTATGGCCGCTTCTAACGTCCGGGCACGGCAACCTGTTACAGAAGTTGCTCAGGCGTTGGCACAATTAGCCGGTGTCCCCTGTTTTGACGATC
This window contains:
- a CDS encoding ParA family protein, which codes for MNVSSCLASSGKKIAVVDTDPQMSLTNWNKAEKAAFDVYTAASEKDVYQVRKDLAEYDFVIIDGAGSLSVITSAAVMVSDLIIIPVTPSPLDFSAAGSVVTVLEAQAYNRPVEARFLITRKIEQATMLNVLKDSIAQTGIKPFKTAITQRQSYVKSVMEGESVFDTNDGAAKGEIAILTREILDSFE
- a CDS encoding plasmid partition protein ParG — translated: MALTKQHTSKTMSFGEHRDLEKVVNSTPTGKQKRVNVNFDEEIHIRFKAACAKQGTSITDVIKDLVDNWLKENDS
- a CDS encoding type II toxin-antitoxin system RelE/ParE family toxin, encoding MYKLTERAAEDFAGIYDYTLLKFGEAQADHYTDALEAYFETLAGMPDMGRDYHAVPGVMRIEFQRHAIFYTVRDTDILIARILHHQMNHKRHLL
- a CDS encoding ComF family protein; translated protein: MEVNIKDITGNWDRGVVLDKHSKFSVVTGQNEWGHNIYDTTRTEVGEAVYQLKYKSDWTKVQPLAKCLYAKAYPLFQKVGFILPMAASNVRARQPVTEVAQALAQLAGVPCFDDLLLKAPGGVSLKNLNTKQEKVDAIGGSFSVSPVISNEGRWNVLVIDDLYHTGASMEAACAALRGYNKINNIYVAALTWR